Proteins from a genomic interval of Burkholderiales bacterium:
- the chrA gene encoding chromate efflux transporter, whose product MMQRWKELAAVFLKLGAVSYGGAATTGIMYAEIAGKRRWLTDARYLEGMGFVNVLPGPPAVQLAVFIGYERAGWTGGVLAGLAFILPAFFILMGLTLLYSAYGEVGAVRDALGGIGAAVLAIFGAAVYRLGRSALKDRPQIALAVVAALLLAGTKVGVAPILLLAACAGVALYHSRAYGGAAGAVVIALWACVHLLSPDLTAASDAADGAPPTLLNLAAFFLKVSALTFGGGMAIIVFVQEQVVNRMQWLTSREFLDGLALGQLTPGPVVMIAAYVGYKLAGIAGAIVAALCIFAPAFFLVLPLMPVLERFEHLLWLKAAIRGIGPAVIGCLAVTLAQLFPHAVQDAYAALILALAAATLVMWRVSPLPLILGSGLLGIGVRAAAAYA is encoded by the coding sequence ATGATGCAGCGCTGGAAAGAGCTCGCCGCGGTGTTTCTCAAGCTCGGCGCGGTGAGCTACGGCGGCGCTGCGACGACGGGGATCATGTACGCCGAGATCGCGGGCAAGCGGCGCTGGCTGACCGACGCGCGCTATCTCGAAGGCATGGGGTTCGTGAACGTGCTGCCCGGGCCGCCGGCGGTGCAGCTCGCGGTGTTCATCGGCTACGAGCGCGCGGGGTGGACCGGCGGCGTGCTCGCCGGGCTCGCCTTCATACTGCCCGCGTTCTTCATCCTGATGGGCCTTACGCTGCTCTATTCGGCCTACGGCGAGGTCGGCGCGGTGCGCGATGCGCTCGGCGGCATCGGCGCCGCGGTCCTCGCGATATTCGGAGCCGCCGTCTACCGCCTCGGCAGGAGCGCGCTGAAGGACCGCCCGCAGATCGCGCTCGCGGTCGTTGCCGCGCTGCTGCTCGCGGGAACAAAGGTCGGCGTCGCGCCCATCCTGCTGCTGGCGGCTTGCGCGGGTGTCGCGCTCTACCATTCGCGCGCGTACGGCGGTGCGGCCGGCGCAGTCGTGATCGCGCTCTGGGCGTGCGTCCATCTTCTCTCCCCCGACCTCACAGCGGCGAGCGATGCCGCCGACGGCGCGCCGCCGACGCTGCTCAACCTCGCCGCGTTCTTCCTCAAGGTGAGCGCGCTCACCTTCGGCGGCGGCATGGCGATCATCGTCTTCGTGCAGGAGCAGGTCGTCAACCGCATGCAATGGCTGACCTCGCGCGAGTTCCTCGACGGCCTCGCGCTCGGCCAGCTCACGCCGGGCCCGGTGGTGATGATCGCGGCGTACGTCGGCTACAAGCTCGCGGGGATCGCCGGCGCGATCGTGGCCGCGCTGTGCATCTTCGCGCCGGCGTTCTTCCTCGTGCTGCCGCTGATGCCGGTGCTCGAGCGCTTCGAGCACCTGCTGTGGCTCAAGGCCGCGATCCGCGGCATCGGCCCGGCGGTGATCGGCTGTCTCGCGGTCACACTCGCCCAGCTGTTTCCGCACGCGGTGCAGGACGCCTACGCCGCTCTGATCCTCGCGCTCGCGGCCGCGACGCTGGTGATGTGGCGCGTATCGCCGCTCCCGCTGATCCTCGGCTCGGGGCTACTCGGCATCGGCGTGCGCGCGGCAGCGGCCTACGCGT